The following proteins are encoded in a genomic region of Pyricularia oryzae 70-15 chromosome 6, whole genome shotgun sequence:
- a CDS encoding SNARE domain-containing protein, which yields MSFDQLSSLEAQQRRGDNSRGYVDDPDFQRVSQDINNKLFKVNGNVSRLSTEISHLGTRRDTARVRERVHDLLEESRETFRQLGEAVKKLQSWEDVTPTQKYTQQKASREVQASLQEFQSLQRKALEKQRASVSAAKAVTDEEGGIRSAGEDGQYLEQQQQQEVLRLAPQDEVDFQEALIIEREEEIRNIEQGVNDLNVLFSQVAQIVSEQGEQLDTIVDNVENVRTDTRGADYELRSAARYQKNARSKACCLLLILSVILTIVLLAIFLG from the exons ATGTCATTCGATCAGCTATCTTCGCTGGAAGCGCAGCAGCGACGGGGAGATAACAGCCGCGGGTATGTCGACGACCCCGATTTTCAGCGTGTGTCGCAAGACATAAACAACAAACTATTCAAAGTCAACGGCAACGTTTCCAGGCTCAGCACAGAGATCAGCCACCTCGGTACAAGACGAGATACCGCACGTGTGAGGGAAAGGGTGCACGATTTGCTAGAGGAATCGAGGGAAACATTCAGGCAACTGGGCGAGGCTGTCAAGAAACTCCAATCGTGGGAAGACGTTACG CCAACCCAAAAGTACACACAACAAAAGGCTTCCCGCGAAGTGCAAGCCTCTCTACAAGAGTTTCAGAGCCTCCAACGAAAAGCCTTGGAAAAACAAAGGGCATCAGTGAGCGCCGCAAAAGCAGTGACAGACGAAGAGGGTGGCATCCGGAGCGCTGGAGAGGACGGACAATATCtcgaacaacaacagcaacaggaaGTTCTCAGGCTCGCACCACAGGACGAGGTGGATTTCCAGGAGGCGTTGATCATCGAGCGCGAGGAGGAAATACGCAACATCGAACAGGGCGTCAATGATCTCAACGTTTTGTTCTCACAAGTGGCACAGATCGTGTCGGAACAAGGCGAGCAGCTCGACACCATAGTCGACAATGTCGAGAATGTGAGGACAGACACCAGGGGTGCTGACTATGAGCTGCGCAGCGCCGCGAGGTATCAGAAGAATGCTCGTAGCAAGGCTTGCTGCTTGCTCCTGATTCTATCGGTTATTCTGACGATTGTTTTGCTTGCCATTTTCCTTGGATAA
- a CDS encoding tRNA (uracil-5-)-methyltransferase codes for MSSLLLRHASRACKWKSPQSRIFTNQERFTQTASIYRMASSPKSVPVEGVNAGNPDAWNRLASESSNQNGEKKGGKQQRWNKKRKERSPVPEGVAQFNLSKRERAKLRKRGLLTVVEGTHDDVLALDLKDLMGRLTLGDVARDGEQAAPGTEAVTEGQNTEGTKAPTLPELGTEIDVKVLELSSTGDGLAVQEGSNQIYVVSFVVPGDLVKVKVFRHLKTHSAADLVSVVTPSAERDDKRINCPHFSRCSGCQFQPMSYEDQLAHKRKVVEKAFKNFSDLPPELIPAAGPTIGSPLQYAYRTKLTPHFSMPPGARRKQGPPIRHQEVPPIGFMLKGRKTVLDIEECPIGTEVINKGMKRERAVVASKFDTYSAGATILLRESTERFYKKDAAETPIPTSIRDDQVRVETEDFVEIKSCISEGSQLATEYVDNFVFKNKASSFFQNNNSILPSLTNYVRENAISYNNEDGKPSVTNLIDAYCGSGLFSITCAPLFISDEVKGRAIGIDIDGQATERAGLNAKLNNYPDGKCEFIEADAPKLFQKLDGFNPDETAVVIDPPRKGCDVSFLTQLLVFKPKRLVYVSCNVHTQARDVGILVRGYVDGLPAPVGGARYKIESVRGFDLFPQTSHVEGVAVLTRVDDDGDAQMST; via the coding sequence ATGTCAAGCCTGCTACTCCGTCACGCTAGCAGAGCTTGCAAGTGGAAATCACCTCAAAGCAGAATCTTCACCAACCAGGAGCGTTTCACCCAAACTGCTTCTATCTACAGGATGGCTTCATCACCAAAGTCGGTTCCCGTCGAGGGCGTTAATGCTGGTAATCCAGACGCCTGGAATAGACTTGCCTCAGAATCAAGCAATCAAAATGGCGAAAAGAAGGGAGGAAAGCAACAACGTTGGAACAAGAAGCGAAAGGAGCGGTCCCCAGTACCAGAGGGCGTGGCCCAGTTTAACCTGtcaaagagagaaagagccAAGCTCAGGAAGAGGGGCTTACTTACCGTGGTTGAGGGCACGCATGATGATGTCCTGGCACTTGATCTCAAGGACTTGATGGGCAGGTTAACACTGGGCGACGTCGCCAGAGATGGTGAACAGGCGGCGCCCGGCACAGAGGCAGTTACAGAGGGTCAAAATACCGAGGGCACCAAGGCACCTACGCTTCCAGAGCTTGGAACTGAGATTGACGTCAAGGTGTTGGAACTCTCGTCCACTGGTGATGGGCTCGCTGTCCAAGAAGGCTCCAACCAGATATACGTGGTATCATTTGTAGTGCCGGGCGACCTTGTCAAAGTCAAGGTTTTCCGCCATCTTAAGACTCACAGCGCGGCCGACCTCGTATCGGTTGTGACGCCGTCAGCGGAACGCGACGACAAGAGGATCAACTGCCCTCATTTCTCACGCTGCAGTGGATGCCAATTTCAGCCCATGTCTTACGAAGATCAACTCGCCCACAAGCGCAAGGTTGTTGAAAAGGCCTTCAAAAACTTTTCAGACTTGCCCCCTGAGCTCATCCCAGCCGCCGGCCCGACTATAGGTAGCCCTCTTCAGTACGCTTACCGCACCAAGCTCACGCCTCATTTCAGCATGCCGCCTGGCGCCAGGAGAAAACAAGGCCCACCAATCCGACACCAAGAAGTCCCGCCCATTGGCTTCATGCTGAAGGGTAGGAAGACTGTGCTTGACATCGAGGAGTGCCCCATCGGCACTGAAGTGATCAACAAAGGCATGAAGCGGGAACGCGCGGTTGTAGCCTCCAAATTTGACACCTACTCTGCCGGCGCAACGATTCTACTGCGTGAGAGCACTGAGAGGTTCTACAAGAAAGACGCTGCCGAGACGCCAATCCCAACATCAATTCGCGATGATCAGGTCAGGGTTGAGACAGAAGATTTTGTTGAAATCAAGTCATGTATCAGCGAAGGCAGCCAATTGGCAACCGAGTATGTCGACAACTTTGTGTTCAAGAACAAGGCCTCCTCATTCTTCCAAAACAACAACTCGATCCTGCCCTCCCTCACCAATTATGTTCGCGAGAACGCCATTTCATACAACAACGAGGATGGAAAGCCCTCTGTTACCAATCTCATCGATGCCTACTGCGGGTCTGGCCTGTTTTCCATCACATGCGCTCCTCTATTCATTTCCGATGAGGTCAAGGGTCGCGCCATCGGCATCGATATTGACGGCCAGGCTACTGAGAGAGCAGGGTTGAATGCCAAGCTGAATAATTACCCCGATGGAAAGTGCGAGTTTATTGAAGCCGACGCACCGAAACTGTTCCAGAAACTCGACGGATTCAACCCGGACGAGACGGCCGTGGTTATCGACCCTCCACGAAAGGGCTGCGATGTATCCTTCCTGACCCAGCTGCTTGTCTTTAAACCTAAGCGCCTGGTATATGTCAGCTGCAATGTACATACCCAGGCTAGGGATGTTGGAATCCTGGTCCGGGGCTATGTTGACGGCCTACCGGCTCCTGTCGGCGGTGCTCGGTATAAGATCGAAAGCGTTCGTGGCTTTGATCTGTTCCCCCAGACAAGCCATGTCGAGGGCGTAGCGGTACTGACCAGGGTGGACGACGATGGCGACGCTCAAATGTCTACGTAA
- a CDS encoding alpha-1,2-mannosyltransferase alg-11 → MDGFGDSDKCASGSTSSLSAGSSCQDSQGSYSLYATFTTIAAMPLLYFFIVPWFWRAIGSALGWYLKRKTEGRRAQLLEIMNEDERRFAESGQERKKSVTDEEWESIETPAGSADNGGKAAQEWDGIVGFFHPFCNAGGGGERVLWAAIRATQQKWPKAKCIVYTGDHEVNKEAILSRVESRFNIMLHPPTVQFLYLSTRHWVLASTWPHFTLAGQSLGSIIIAWDAFSLLTPDIFVDTMGYAFALGLCRWLFHTMPTGAYVHYPTISTDMLDSLNPHSAVGSQGVNAGQGVGARGRAKKLYWELFAKIYCRMGATIDVVMTNSTWTQNHVQKLWGPLRNTRRNGRPNNAVAVVYPPVAVRELEQEVEVSVDSESRREKALVYIAQFRPEKNHQLIIQAFAEFVKSGSDVAKGATLVLIGSVRDDSDSKRVYQLRLLVNELHIKDRVEFHLDAPWPRILEWLRKASVGVNGMWNEHFGIGVVEYQAAGLISVVHDSGGPKLDIVTEIDGEPTGFHATTSTEFAEGFRKALSHPNPLAIRQRARKSAKRFTEEEFAKKWVDQMEKLVALC, encoded by the exons ATGGACGGCTTTGGCGACAGCGACAAGTGCGCCTCGGGCTCGACCTCCTCACTGTCAGCAGGATCCAGCTGCCAGGACTCCCAAGGCAGTTACTCTCTCTACGCCACCTTCACGACCATAGCCGCCATGCCTTTACTCTACTTCTTTATTGTACCATGGTTTTGGCGGGCAATAGGATCGGCTTTGGGATGGTACCTCAAGCGCAAAACCGAAGGCCGTCGGGCTCAGCTGCTCGAGATAATGAACGAGGACGAGCGTCGATTCGCGGAGAGTGGACAGGAGAGGAAAAAGAGTGTCACGGATGAGGAATGGGAGAGTATTGAAACGCCTGCGGGCAGCGCCGACAATGGTGGCAAGGCTGCGCAAGAATGGGATGGAATCGTAGGGTTCTTTCACCCTTTCTG CAATGCTGGAGGAGGTGGTGAACGTGTCCTGTGGGCTGCCATCCGAGCGACGCAGCAGAAGTGGCCGAAGGCCAAGTGTATAGTCTACACTGGCGATCACGAGGTCAACAAGGAGGCTATACTTTCTAGGGTCGAG AGCCGATTCAATATCATGCTTCACCCGCCGACAGTACAGTTCCTGTATCTCTCGACTAGGCATTGGGTCCTCGCATCGACCTGGCCTCACTTCACTCTCGCCGGACAGTCACTTGGCTCGATAATCATAGCGTGGGATGCCTTCTCTCTGCTTACGCCGGACATCTTCGTTGACACCATGGGTTACGCGTTTGCTCTGGGTCTTTGCAGATGGCTCTTCCATACCATGCCCACGGGCGCTTATGTGCATTACCCAACCATCTCGACCGATATGCTTGATTCTTTGAATCCTCACTCCGCCGTAGGCTCTCAAGGAGTCAATGCTGGCCAGGGCGTTGGAGCTCGTGGTAGAGCAAAGAAGTTGTACTGGGAGCTGTTCGCGAAAATATACTGTCGGATGGGGGCTACGATTGACGTTGTGATGACCAACTCGACCTGGACTCAAAACCACGTACAGAAGCTTTGGGGGCCACTCCGTAACACGAGGAGAAATGGTAGGCCCAATAACGCTGTAGCTGTGGTTTATCCACCAGTTGCTGTCCGCGAGCTCGAGCAAGAAGTAGAGGTGTCCGTAGACAGTGAGAGCAGACGCGAGAAGGCACTGGTTTATATTGCACAGTTCAGGCCTGAGAAGAACCATCAGCTCATTATTCAGGCGTTCGCCGAGTTCGTCAAGAGCGGCTCGGATGTTGCCAAAGGTGCCACCTTGGTTCTGATTGGCAGTGTGCGGGACGACAGCGACTCCAAGCGTGTGTACCAGCTGCGCTTGTTGGTCAACGAATTGCACATCAAGGATCGGGTCGAGTTCCATCTTGACGCTCCTTGGCCTCGAATCCTCGAGTGGCTTCGCAAGGCATCAGTCGGAGTCAACGGCATGTGGAACGAGCATTTTGGTATTGGTGTTGTCGAGTATCAGGCTGCTGGACTCATCTCTGTTGTGCATGACAGTGGCGGACCCAAGCTAGACATCGTCACCGAAATCGACGGAGAACCTACAG GTTTCCATGCCACAACGTCCACAGAGTTCGCTGAGGGCTTCCGGAAGGCTCTGTCCCATCCTAACCCCCTTGCCATAAGGCAGCGCGCCCGAAAGTCTGCCAAACGATTTACGGAAGAGGAGTTTGCGAAGAAGTGGGTTGACCAAATGGAGAAACTGGTTGCACTGTGTTGA
- a CDS encoding asparaginase: protein MPCAWDTAKLLTLDNLSIMEGDNKSSSGDSLFSDESAEGPVEPKYRVAERADGKSHGNRLDDIFDDNGSVPGNGLFISGYYDGCGSGEDFGGDMVMDRLRSKPRPVAAIFVHAGAGFHSHTNEEYHLEACSRAAQLGMAKMNAGGSAVDAVVEATKCLEDNIITNAGVGSNLCLDGTVECDATVVDHNGRSGAVGACSHVRYPVMLAEKILLESYKVLALRRISPILLVGEGARQYAKEHGIKVVDNEEMVTINARDRWEKWTEELRKATGSPRHSAPSGMHIPGRLDHSAALSTGTFNEGQPDSPQHGADVPCTSKKRTEAAIASRQRQSMTPEAQGPRLCNVSNGSPPAKRIRSMEPNLVSSSLNAPATPTQPSHTSGDQLDRAQAPQDMVSEDEIYDTVGVIAIDYQGHIAAASSSGGIGMKHRGRVGPAALVGIGTAVIPADEGDKYGTTVAAVTSGTGEHMATSMAAYKCAERLYLSTVRGRDGSDVPRDNETKILTSFIDHDFMAHPGVQNQESRPAIGIMAVKKTSRGYYFTFGHNTESFALASFASTDKEPLCTMSRVPETRHGRHRPVAGGLKISI from the exons ATGCCGTGTGCTTGGGACACGGCTAAGCTACTCACGTTGGACAACCTATCAATCATGGAAGGGGATAACAAGTCAAGCTCTGGTGACAGCTTGTTCAGCGACGAGTCGGCTGAAGGCCCAGTGGAACCCAAGTATCGGGTTGCGGAGAGAGCTGATGGTAAAAGTCACGGAAATCGCCTGGATGATATATTTGACGACAATGGCTCTGTCCCGGGCAACGGCCTGTTCATCTCGGGCTACTACGATGGATGTGGTTCCGGAGAGGATTTCGGCGGCGACATGGTCATGGACAGATTGCGCAGCAAGCCTAGGCCCGTCGCCGCTATATTCGTCCATGCCGGCGCCGGATTCCACAGCCACACAAATGAGGAATACCATCTGGAAGCCTGCTCCCG AGCTGCCCAACTGGGAATGGCCAAGATGAACGCTGGCGGCTCTGCTGTTGAcgccgtcgtcgaggccACCAAATGCCTCGAGGACAACATAATCACAAATGCAGGTGTTGGCAGTAACTTGTGCCTAGACGGCACAGTGGAATGCGATGCCACAGTGGTGGACCACAATGGCCGGAGTGGTGCGGTTGGTGCATGTTCCC ACGTTCGATATCCTGTCATGCTCGCCGAGAAGATTCTCCTCGAATCATACAAGGTGTTGGCACTCAGGCGGATCTCACCCATACTCCTTGTTGGCGAGGGTGCTCGCCAATACGCCAAGGAGCATGGCATTAAGGTCGTTGATAATGAGGAGATGGTCACTATCAACGCCAGAGACCGCTGGGAAAAATGGACTGAGGAACTCAGAAAGGCAACAGGCAGCCCACGCCACTCAGCACCTTCTGGCATGCACATACCTGGCCGTCTTGATCATAGCGCTGCCTTGTCAACAGGTACTTTCAATGAGGGCCAACCTGACTCCCCTCAACATGGGGCGGATGTGCCATGCACAAGCAAGAAACGTACCGAGGCCGCTATTGCAAGTCGTCAACGACAGTCAATGACGCCTGAAGCGCAGGGCCCGCGACTTTGCAATGTGAGCAATGGGTCCCCTCCCGCCAAGCGAATCCGCAGCATGGAACCAAACCTAGTCTCTTCATCTTTAAATGCCCCAGCCACGCCGACTCAGCCTTCCCATACATCTGGTGACCAGCTTGATAGGGCGCAAGCTCCCCAGGATATGGTATCCGAAGACGAGATATACGACACGGTCGGCGTCATCGCCATTGACTACCAAGGTCACATAGCAGCCGCCTCCTCATCTGGAGGCATCGGCATGAAGCACCGCGGCCGTGTCGGCCCAGCGGCGCTGGTCGGTATTGGCACGGCAGTGATCCCAGCAGACGAAGGTGACAAATATGGCACGACCGTTGCAGCCGTGACCTCCGGGACGGGTGAACATATGGCAACTTCAATGGCAGCATACAAGTGTGCTGAGCGACTGTATCTCTCCACTGTGCGTGGTAGAGATGGCTCCGATGTGCCGCGGGACAATGAGACTAAGATTCTCACGTCCTTTATAGACCACGACTTTATGGCCCATCCGGGTGTCCAGAACCAGGAGTCGCGGCCCGCCATCGGCATCATGGCTGTCAAGAAAACATCCAGAGGGTACTACTTCACTTTTGGACACAATACAGAGTCTTTTGCTCTCGCATCCTTTGCTTCGACTGATAAAGAACCTCTTTGTACCATGTCTCGTGTCCCTGAGACCAGACATGGCCGTCACAGACCCGTGGCTGGCGGTCTCAAGATTTCGATCTGA
- a CDS encoding alcohol dehydrogenase 1 — translation MPEIPTEQWAQVIEKTGGPSVYKKIPVAKPGPDEVLVNIKYSGVCHTDLHAMNGDWPIPTRLPFVGGHEGAGVVVARGELVQDVEIGDHVGVKWINSSCQNCDFCRSANEMLCPKVTLSGYTVDGSFQQYAIAKAALVARLPKEVSLEAVAPVLCAGITVYKGLKETGARPGQWVAIVGAGGGLGAMALQYARAMGLRVIAIDSGEEKRRACLEDLGAAAFVDFATSADVVADVRKVTADGLGPHAAVLLAVTSRPFQQAAEYIRPRGTVVCIGLPSGAQIKADVLDMVVRLITIKGSYVGNRQDTAEAVDFFARGLIKAPFKTVGLSELGKVFEALEQGKVVGRYVLDTSK, via the exons ATGCCGGAAATCCCTACAGAACAATGGGCGCAGGTTATTGAGAAGACTGGCGGGC CCTCCGTTTACAAGAAGATCCCCGTGGCCAAGCCCGGTCCCGATGAGGTCCTCGTCAACATCAAGTACTCTGGCGTGTGCCACACGGACCTGCACGCCATGAACGGCGACTGGCCGATCCCGACCAGGCTCCCGTTCGTGGGCGGGCACGAGGGCGCTGGCGTCGTGGTGGCGCGCGGAGAGCTGGTCCAGGACGTCGAGATTGGCGACCACGTCGGCGTCAAGTGGATCAACAGCAGTTGCCAAAACTGCGACTTTTGCCGGTCCGCCAACGAGATGCTGTGCCCCAAGGTCACACTTTCGGGCTACACGGTCGACGGTTCGTTCCAGCAGTACGCAATCGCCAAGGCCGCCCTCGTCGCCCGCCTCCCCAAGGAGGTGAGCCTCGAGGCCGTCGCGCCGGTCCTGTGCGCCGGAATCACTGTCTACAAGGGGCTCAAGGAGACGGGCGCCCGCCCGGGCCAGTGGGTCGCTATCGTGGGtgcgggcggcggcctggGTGCCATGGCGCTGCAGTACGCCCGCGCCATGGGCCTGCGCGTCATCGCCATCGACTCGGGCGAGGAGAAGCGCAGGGCGTGTCTGGAGGatctcggcgccgccgcctttgTCGACTTTGCCACTTCGGCAGACGTGGTGGCCGACGTGCGCAAGGTGACTGCCGATGGCCTCGGCCCCCATGCCGCCGTGCTGCTGGCCGTAACTTCGCGGCCGTTCCAGCAGGCGGCCGAGTACATCCGGCCTAGGGGCACCGTGGTGTGCATAGGTCTGCCATCCGGGGCCCAGATCAAGGCGGACGTCCTGGATATGGTGGTGCGCTTGATCACCATCAAGGGCAGCTACGTCGGCAACCGACAGGACACGGCCGAGGCTGTGGACTTTTTCGCGCGCGGGTTGATCAAGGCGCCATTCAAGACCGTCGGGCTTAGTGAGTTGGGGAAGGTTTTCGAGGCGCTGGAGCAGGGCAAGGTCGTAGGGAGGTATGTGCTTGATACGAGCAAGTGA
- a CDS encoding actin-like protein 3, which translates to MANQTPAVVMDNGTGFSKLGFAGNDSPSFVFPTAIATKSAGASGGTGSGRPAVANKPSFLTGGAGPGGHLSGKRGTEDLDFFIGDEAIAASSGPGYGLHYPIRHGQIENWDHMERFWSNSIFKYLRVEPEDHFFLLTEPPLNPPENRENTAEIFFESFNCAGLYIAVQAVLALAASWTSSKVHDRSLTGTVIDSGDGVTHVIPVAEGYVIGSSIKSIPIAGRDITYFVQSLLRDRGEPDSSLKTAQEIKEEYCYVCPDIVKEFTKFDRDRSRFARHVVSQPGGREVGVDVGYERFLAPEIFFNPEIYSSDFLTPLPVVVDGVIQSSPIDVRRGLYKNIVLSGGSTLYKDFGRRLQRDIKQLVDARIRASEMRSGGAKSGGLEVQVITHKRQRHGPWFGGSLLGQTPEFRSYCHTKAEYQEYGPGIVRRFALLGGPGGS; encoded by the exons ATGGCTAACCAAACTCCCGCCGTTGTCATGGACAA CGGTACGGGGTTTTCAAAACTAG GTTTCGCTGGCAACGATTCACCTTCGTTTGTCTTTCCCACGGCGATCGCGACAAAGTCCGCCGGAGCATCTGGTGGCACTGGTTCCGGTCGGCCAGCTGTTGCTAACAAGCCGAGTTTCCTCACTGGCGGTGCTGGTCCTGGCGGCCACCTCTCGGGCAAACGCGGCACCGAAGATCTCGATTTCTTCATCGGCGACGAGGCCATTGCTGCCTCATCCGGACCCG GTTATGGACTCCATTACCCAATCCGTCACGGACAAATAGAGAACTGG GACCACATGGAACGTTTCTGGTCAAACTCCATCTTCAAATACCTACGCGTAGAGCCTGAAGACCACTTCTTCTTGCTCACTGAGCCG CCTTTGAACCCTCCGGAGAACCGCGAGAACACGGCCGAGATCTTCTTCGAGTCCTTCAACTGTGCAGGACTGTACATTGCGGTGCAGGCCGTTTTGGCCCTGGCCGCCTCGTGGACGTCGTCAAAGGTCCATGATCGCTCTCTTACCGGAACTGTCATTGATTCTGGAGACGGTGTTACGCACGTCATTCCCGTCGCAGAGGGCTACGTCATCGGCTCTTCGATCAAGTCTATCCCCATCGCTGGACGCGACATCACCTATTTTGTCCAGTCGCTGCTTCGTGACCGAGGCGAACCAGACTCGTCTCTCAAAACTGCCCAGGAGATCAAGGAGGAATACTGTTACGTGTGCCCTGACATTGTCAAGGAGTTCACCAAGTTCGACCGTGACCGAAGCCGATTTGCCCGTCATGTCGTGAGCCAGCCAGGCGGCAGGGAAGTTGGTGTCGATGTAGGATACGAGCGTTTCCTGGCACCCGAGATATTCTTCAACCCCGAGATTTACAGCTCGGATTTCTTGACGCCACTGCCGGTGGTTGTGGACGGAGTGATCCAGTCGTCGCCAATTGATGTCCGCAGGGGGCTGTACAAGAACATTGTTTTGTCGGGTGGTAGCACTCTGTACAAGGACTTTGGTCGCAGATTACAGCGTGATATCAAGCAGCTGGTGGACGCACGCATTCGTGCAAGCGAGATGCGTAGCGGTGGTGCCAAGAGTGGTGGTCTTGAAGTCCAGGTTATCACTCACAAGAGGCAACGTCACGGACCCTGGTTCGGTGGTAGCTTGCTGGGACAGACGCCGGAATTCAGGTCGTATTGCCATACTAAGGCCGAG TACCAAGAATATGGACCTGGAATCGTCCGAAGGTTTGCTCTGCTGGGCGGCCCAGGAGGATCGTAA
- a CDS encoding gamma-glutamyltransferase, which translates to MAHIMASALRAQLPVALLLWSSSQLQLSSALNLQVPLIGSSHAGSRGAVASESKICSQIGIDLIAQGGNAADAMVGTNLCVGVTGMYHSGIGGGGFMLVRGSDGEYEVIDYRETAPAAAYEDMYRGNVHGSIHGGLSVGVPGELRGLEYLHSKYGSLSWRSVVLPAVQVARNGFPVTEDLVRYMKAATEPGQPNFLVEDPAWSQEFAPNGTLVGLGDIIKRGRLASTLEKIAHHGANVFYEGDIAKSMIDVIQANNGTMTLDDLKDYQVSRPRPVSVNFRGYKLWSTPSPSSGAVCLSIMKTLEQYPPEELSATPENINLTTHRLDEALRFGYGGRTSLGDPAFVPHIDELESRLLSEKSAAARRARILDNTTQPVEAYDPNTEDSSNDGRHFYANPGHGTSHIVTADGTGMTITSTTTINLLFGSLLITPDTGIILNNEMNDFSIPGVRNEFGFEPSVPNYIRPGKRPLSSITPLIAERIADGSLALSVGAAGGSRILSSTCQVAWRVLEQGLGVKEAVAEPRIHDQLMPNESWFEWAFDNSTVAGLAARGHNVSWVPPIYSAVQAVQMLEDGTLVAAREIRQKNSGGLSI; encoded by the exons ATGGCACATATAATGG CATCTGCCTTGCGGGCTCAATTGCCAGTGGCGCTTCTTCTATGGTCAAGCTCTCAGCTTCAATTGTCTTCTGCTCTTAACCTTCAAGTACCTCTCATTGGTTCCAGCCATGCCGGGTCTAGAGGTGCAGTGGCAAGCGAGAGCAAGATATGCTCCCAGATAGGTATCGATCTCATTGCACAAGGT GGGAACGCGGCAGACGCCATGGTCGGCACGAACCTCTGTGTAGGTGTCACTGGCATGTATCACAGTGGcatcggtggcggcggcttcATGCTTGTTCGGGGCTCCGATGGCGAGTACGAGGTCATCGATTACAGAGAAACCGCACCGGCTGCTGCCTACGAAGACATGTATCGTGGAAATGTCCACGGTAGCATCCACGGCGGTCTCTCTGTCGGTGTTCCCGGTGAGCTGAGAGGTCTTGAGTATCTACACAGCAAATACGGG TCCCTTTCATGGAGATCCGTCGTATTGCCAGCAGTACAAGTTGCTCGCAACGGCTTCCCCG TGACTGAGGATCTTGTACGTTACATGAAAGCTGCAACTGAACCAGGCCAGCCGAACTTCCTCGTGGAGGACCCAGCTTGGTCACAAGAATTCGCACCAAATG GAACCCTGGTTGGACTTGGGGATATTATCAAGAGGGGACGTCTTGCTAG CACACTCGAGAAGATTGCACATCACGGTGCAAACGTCTTTTACGAAGGCGATATTG CGAAATCTATGATCGATGTCATCCAGGCCAACAACGGCACAATGACCCTAGATGACCTGAAAGATTACCAAGTCTCCAGGCCGCGGCCTGTGAGCGTAAATTTCAGGGGCTACAAGCTCTGGTCAACACCGTCACCCTCAAGCGGCGCCGTCTGCCTCTCCATCATGAAGACCCTAGAGCAGTACCCACCCGAGGAGCTATCGGCGACCCCGGAAAACATTAACCTCACTACCCATCGCCTCGACGAAGCCTTGCGCTTTGGTTACGGCGGGCGCACATCCCTCGGAGACCCAGCGTTCGTCCCGCACATCGACGAGCTCGAGTCTCGCCTCCTGTCCGAAAAGTCCGCAGCAGCCCGCCGCGCGCGGATCCTCGACAACACCACACAGCCAGTGGAAGCCTACGACCCCAACACCGAAGACAGCAGCAACGACGGCAGGCACTTCTACGCCAATCCGGGCCACGGCACCTCGCACATCGTCACGGCCGACGGCACCGGCATGACCATCACCAGCACGACGACCATCAACCTGCTATTCGGCTCGCTGCTCATCACCCCGGACACGGGCATCATCCTCAACAACGAGATGAACGACTTTAGCATCCCCGGCGTCCGCAACGAGTTTGGCTTCGAGCCGTCGGTGCCAAACTACATCCGCCCGGGGAAGCGTCCCTTGTCGTCCATCACGCCGCTGATCGCCGAGCGCATCGCCGACGGCTCCCTCGCCCTCAGCGTTGGTGCGGCCGGCGGCTCGCGCATCCTGAGCTCTACGTGCCAGGTGGCATGGCGGGTGCTCGAGCAGGGCCTGGGCGTCAAGGAGGCGGTTGCCGAGCCTCGCATCCATGATCAGCTCATGCCAAACGAGAGTTGGTTCGAGTGGGCATTTGACAACTCCACCGTGGCGGGCTTAGCTGCCAGGGGCCATAACGTGTCGTGGGTTCCGCCCATCTACTCTGCCGTTCAAGCCGTGCAGATGCTCGAGGACGGGACCTTAGTTGCTGCGAGGGAGATAAGGCAGAAAAACAGCGGCGGCCTGAGCATATAG